A segment of the Planctomycetota bacterium genome:
GCGCGACGTGGCATTCCCGCGAAAACGCCGGGCCGCCTTTACCCTCACCGAAATGCTCATGGCCGCCGGCATCCTCGGCATCGGCCTGACGATGGTCGCCTCGATCTTTCCCGTGGCCGTCGACCAGAGCCGACGCAGCCGCGACCAGACCATGGCGGCCCTCTGCGCCCGCAGCGCCATGGCGCGGGTACGAGCCGACCGGAACGCGATTATCAATTGGCTGCGCGATAATACTGATAGTAGTTATGCCTTCATCGACCTCAATTACCTCGCCGGGGGCTATTTCGATGTAGCGGGCAGACTCCACGTTGTGTACAGGCCCTCCGTATTTCTTTACACCTCGCCTACGAAGCCTACGAGTCGCACCTACGAGGGCGGCAACACCTGGGACGCCGGCAACTACGTCGCCCGCATCTTCGCCACCAGATCTCGATCTCCCTTGTCGGCGACCGCCGCGACTGACGGTCCCTATCGACTTACTATCGTCGTCTGCCGCTCCATCGGCAAGTTGCCCTCTACCTCCGCCACGAGCGAGCTGTGGGCCAACGCCACCAATCCCAAACCCGGGCCGGGAACTTACATCCTCGAACCCTCCGGCGGACTCGGCTGGGGCTATCTGATTGATTACGTCACGATAGATACCTCGGGCGGCACGCCAAAGATTACGGGATATCCC
Coding sequences within it:
- a CDS encoding prepilin-type N-terminal cleavage/methylation domain-containing protein, with translation RDVAFPRKRRAAFTLTEMLMAAGILGIGLTMVASIFPVAVDQSRRSRDQTMAALCARSAMARVRADRNAIINWLRDNTDSSYAFIDLNYLAGGYFDVAGRLHVVYRPSVFLYTSPTKPTSRTYEGGNTWDAGNYVARIFATRSRSPLSATAATDGPYRLTIVVCRSIGKLPSTSATSELWANATNPKPGPGTYILEPSGGLGWGYLIDYVTIDTSGGTPKITGYPAVGVTSGGYIISPTTTTIRRVPDAVAVYHTMLGE